The following are encoded in a window of Roseimaritima ulvae genomic DNA:
- a CDS encoding chymotrypsin family serine protease, with translation MSTGDNDFNENAEINASGEQLGDFDAPPGSEDRASDSRSEFEPPPAEAEDGGEQDDEGEQESSAETQRLTEIKSQIEQRLVEAASSNAMSMASARSIDSAGVQGVGISSVLPGQPRALVLYVESEANEEQVRREMVDTMGIQAASSDELPVEVVVTGRIEAYTTNRSKFRPAPGGASVGHFKITAGTIGGWARGLRGNRTRRLLMVSNNHVLANSNSAKFGDSIIQQGAADGGSNPADRIAILERFVPINFSAGASNYVDAATGWCWPDRVRRDHVYHGNSSVAKYFKIGNQVVQPKPDMVVGKTGRTTDLTQGMIQAVAVSVNVNYGSAGVAHFKDQFSVRRTSAGNFSAGGDSGSIVWQWKAGLPCVGLLFAGGGGTTFCNRFSRVVTALDIRPYELS, from the coding sequence ATGAGCACCGGCGACAACGACTTTAATGAAAACGCTGAAATCAACGCATCGGGAGAACAGCTAGGCGATTTCGATGCACCTCCCGGCAGTGAAGACCGGGCCAGCGACAGCCGTTCGGAATTCGAGCCGCCTCCGGCCGAAGCCGAAGACGGGGGCGAGCAGGACGATGAAGGCGAGCAGGAATCCAGCGCCGAAACGCAACGTTTGACGGAGATCAAAAGCCAGATCGAACAACGGTTGGTCGAAGCGGCGTCCTCCAACGCCATGTCGATGGCCAGCGCTCGCAGTATCGATAGCGCGGGCGTGCAGGGCGTGGGCATCTCCAGCGTGCTGCCCGGTCAACCCCGGGCCTTGGTGCTGTATGTGGAAAGCGAAGCCAATGAGGAACAAGTGCGGCGTGAGATGGTCGATACGATGGGCATCCAAGCGGCCTCCAGCGATGAACTGCCGGTCGAAGTGGTGGTCACAGGACGGATCGAAGCCTACACCACCAACCGCTCGAAGTTCCGTCCGGCGCCCGGCGGCGCTTCGGTGGGCCATTTCAAAATTACCGCCGGGACCATCGGCGGTTGGGCTCGCGGCCTGCGAGGCAACCGTACGCGACGCCTGCTGATGGTCTCCAATAATCACGTGCTGGCCAATTCGAACTCGGCCAAGTTCGGCGACTCGATCATCCAACAGGGCGCGGCCGACGGGGGCTCCAATCCGGCGGACCGGATCGCCATCCTGGAACGCTTCGTGCCGATCAACTTCTCCGCTGGCGCCAGCAATTACGTCGACGCCGCCACCGGCTGGTGCTGGCCCGATCGTGTGCGGCGTGACCACGTCTACCACGGAAACAGCTCGGTTGCCAAGTATTTCAAGATCGGCAACCAAGTCGTGCAACCTAAACCCGATATGGTGGTCGGCAAGACCGGCCGCACGACGGACTTGACCCAGGGCATGATCCAAGCCGTCGCGGTCTCGGTGAACGTGAATTACGGCTCGGCCGGCGTGGCTCATTTCAAAGACCAGTTTTCGGTGCGACGAACCAGCGCCGGCAATTTCTCCGCTGGCGGCGATTCCGGGTCCATCGTCTGGCAATGGAAAGCGGGGTTGCCCTGCGTCGGTCTGCTGTTCGCCGGTGGCGGCGGGACGACATTCTGCAACCGCTTCTCTCGCGTCGTCACGGCCCTGGACATTCGGCCCTACGAACTGTCCTAA
- a CDS encoding arylsulfatase, with protein MKYNSQQWFDCARWLRCLSLLVAATVLSATAVAADEADREVPVNRRVLPIAAPWQPPIKVFDARDVKAPPVFSVEAPENAPNVVIIMIDDLGFGGTSAFGGVTPTPTFDRLAKNGLRYNHFHSCALCSPTRQALLTGRNHHSVNMGSITEFATSFPGHTGKLPDSCAKLPEILRLNGYSTGHFGKCHEVAVWEISPSGPLTRWPTMSGFDKFYGFLGGETNQWSPAIYDGITPVDNPAKGDPNYHFMEDMTTQAINWIRAQQSLTPDKPFFTYFVPGATHAPHHVPESYIEKHKGKFDAGWDVIRKQIFENQKRLGVIPADSVLADKPQDIQDWADLTADEQKLFARQAEVFAAYLDMADSEIGRLVDAIDELGELDDTMIIYVAGDNGTSAEGGMRGLYNEMTYFNGVEETVDDMLKHYDEWGSPSTYPHMAAGWAVCFDSPFTWTKQVASNYGGTRQGMVIHWPAGIKAKNGLRTQWHHVIDLAPTILEAAGLPQPRIVNGVGQRPMEGVSMLYSFDGPKAADRHLVQYFEIMGNRGVYYDGWFAGTVHMFPWSPPQNTLQNDVWELYHVAEDFSMSNNLADQHPEKLKQLQEVFLSEAIKYKVLPIDDRRQLRANAVLAGRPTLMGDRNSLTVYEGLGFLPENDFIDTKNRSFEIVAEVETQGQDANGVLVSQGGRFGGWSLYVKDGKPVYTYNFLGLQSFSVTADKPLPAGKSTIKLDFAYDGQSSDGKPKLGAGGTATLTVNGQPAGSGKVGKTQFAVWSADETANVGIDRETPVSPDYTEESSKFTGKIDKITLTVK; from the coding sequence ATGAAATATAACAGCCAACAATGGTTCGACTGTGCTCGCTGGCTCCGATGCCTTTCCCTGCTCGTTGCCGCGACCGTGCTATCCGCGACTGCGGTGGCGGCGGATGAAGCTGACCGTGAGGTGCCAGTAAACCGCCGAGTGCTGCCGATCGCGGCGCCTTGGCAACCACCGATCAAAGTCTTTGACGCGCGGGACGTGAAAGCTCCTCCGGTGTTTTCCGTTGAAGCGCCCGAGAATGCACCCAACGTGGTGATCATCATGATCGATGACCTGGGGTTTGGCGGCACCAGCGCCTTCGGTGGCGTCACGCCCACACCCACCTTTGACCGATTGGCCAAGAACGGCTTGCGATACAACCACTTCCATTCGTGCGCATTGTGCTCACCCACTCGCCAAGCTTTATTGACCGGGCGCAATCATCATAGCGTCAACATGGGATCGATCACCGAGTTTGCGACGTCCTTTCCCGGACACACCGGCAAGCTGCCGGACAGCTGTGCCAAGCTGCCCGAAATCCTGCGGCTCAACGGCTATAGCACGGGCCATTTTGGTAAATGCCACGAGGTGGCGGTCTGGGAGATTAGTCCCAGCGGACCATTGACGCGTTGGCCCACCATGTCGGGGTTCGATAAGTTTTACGGCTTCCTGGGCGGCGAGACGAATCAGTGGTCGCCTGCCATCTACGACGGCATCACGCCCGTGGACAATCCAGCCAAAGGGGATCCCAATTATCACTTCATGGAGGACATGACGACGCAGGCCATCAATTGGATCCGCGCCCAGCAGTCGCTCACGCCGGACAAGCCCTTCTTTACCTATTTTGTGCCCGGCGCCACGCACGCACCGCACCATGTCCCGGAATCTTATATCGAAAAACACAAAGGCAAATTTGACGCCGGTTGGGACGTGATTCGTAAGCAGATCTTTGAGAACCAAAAACGTCTGGGAGTGATCCCGGCCGATAGTGTGCTGGCGGATAAACCGCAAGACATCCAAGACTGGGCGGATCTGACGGCTGATGAACAGAAGTTGTTCGCTCGTCAGGCCGAAGTGTTTGCCGCGTATCTGGACATGGCGGATAGCGAAATCGGCAGGCTGGTCGATGCCATCGACGAGCTCGGTGAGCTGGACGATACGATGATCATCTACGTGGCCGGCGACAATGGAACCAGTGCCGAAGGGGGCATGCGAGGTCTGTACAACGAAATGACCTACTTCAACGGCGTTGAAGAAACCGTCGACGACATGCTCAAACACTACGACGAATGGGGCAGCCCCAGCACCTATCCGCATATGGCGGCTGGTTGGGCCGTGTGTTTCGACTCGCCATTTACTTGGACCAAGCAAGTGGCATCCAACTATGGCGGCACGCGTCAGGGAATGGTGATCCACTGGCCGGCGGGGATCAAAGCTAAAAACGGGTTGCGGACGCAGTGGCATCACGTCATCGATCTGGCCCCCACGATCTTGGAAGCCGCCGGTCTGCCGCAGCCGCGGATCGTCAATGGTGTGGGCCAGCGGCCGATGGAAGGCGTCAGCATGCTGTATTCGTTTGATGGACCCAAAGCCGCTGACCGCCATCTGGTGCAATATTTTGAAATCATGGGAAATCGCGGCGTGTATTACGATGGCTGGTTCGCCGGCACCGTGCATATGTTCCCCTGGTCGCCGCCGCAAAACACTTTGCAGAACGACGTCTGGGAACTGTATCACGTGGCCGAAGATTTTAGTATGTCGAACAATCTGGCGGACCAGCATCCCGAAAAATTGAAACAGCTGCAGGAGGTGTTTCTGTCCGAAGCGATCAAGTACAAGGTGTTGCCGATCGACGACCGCCGCCAGCTGCGGGCCAACGCCGTGCTTGCCGGCCGGCCGACCTTGATGGGGGACCGCAATTCGCTGACCGTCTATGAAGGTCTAGGGTTCCTGCCGGAGAACGATTTTATCGACACCAAAAATCGGTCCTTCGAGATCGTCGCGGAAGTCGAAACCCAGGGACAGGACGCCAACGGCGTGTTGGTCAGCCAGGGCGGCCGCTTCGGGGGTTGGAGCCTGTATGTGAAGGACGGCAAGCCGGTCTACACCTACAACTTCCTGGGCCTGCAAAGTTTCTCCGTGACCGCGGACAAGCCATTGCCGGCCGGTAAGTCGACCATCAAGCTGGACTTCGCCTACGATGGTCAATCGAGCGATGGCAAGCCCAAGCTGGGCGCTGGCGGCACGGCCACGCTGACCGTCAACGGCCAACCCGCCGGCTCGGGCAAGGTGGGCAAGACCCAGTTTGCCGTCTGGTCGGCCGATGAAACGGCCAACGTGGGGATCGACCGCGAAACGCCCGTGTCGCCGGACTACACCGAAGAGTCCAGCAAGTTCACCGGCAAGATCGACAAGATCACCCTAACGGTGAAGTAG
- a CDS encoding autotransporter outer membrane beta-barrel domain-containing protein, which translates to MIACVSVAQATPPSLTINSSNSTIIQDDGNSGYATVNVAAGESLTGVNITTTSSYFHSQLYGDSGYWHEDWSGEGGNLLDFGVEETAESGTYSFDWYNHEVSAFTIDFIFTLNTFEAGHLVSSASQVQFQNQSYQFRSLSDQVRNLAGRYSGGGNSFDLVAVNPPAQTANEYSSIGLVSYEEGGVQQASYQGGLGRQPGNRTYRTSSRRQGGWDGWVQGYGIGGNVDGHLGIAGFDYGAGGTQLGLFRHIDAHTLFGFYGAYGYQNVNTDNGSEVNVNSGMFGLFLHRTDCDGNYYTLAGNAAYDDYDTFRTGGITSSFDGVQTGTYLERGWNRNLGGLTFQPNVALQYIWVHQDDHAEIGGASIDDVDAHSLRGMMGANFYSNRHFHGQLGWCWTPNARASWMHEFLDPATGVTGTQSGASIATNGLDMGRDWALLGFGLQGNRNAAVTLYANYDLQFNDRQQFHTGSGGLVWNR; encoded by the coding sequence ATGATCGCGTGCGTATCCGTTGCACAGGCGACTCCACCGTCGCTGACAATCAACTCATCCAATTCCACGATTATCCAGGATGACGGGAACTCCGGTTACGCAACGGTCAACGTAGCTGCCGGCGAGTCGCTCACAGGAGTGAATATTACCACGACCAGTTCATATTTTCATTCGCAGTTATATGGAGATAGTGGGTATTGGCACGAAGACTGGAGCGGCGAGGGAGGCAACCTGCTGGATTTTGGCGTCGAAGAAACTGCTGAGTCTGGGACCTATAGTTTTGACTGGTACAATCACGAAGTTTCCGCCTTCACCATCGACTTCATCTTCACGCTCAACACGTTTGAAGCAGGCCATCTTGTAAGTAGTGCGTCGCAAGTTCAATTTCAAAACCAAAGTTATCAGTTTCGATCGTTAAGCGATCAAGTTCGCAACTTGGCGGGGCGTTACTCTGGCGGAGGTAATTCCTTCGACCTGGTCGCGGTGAATCCACCGGCCCAAACAGCAAACGAATATTCGTCGATCGGTCTGGTCAGTTATGAAGAAGGCGGTGTCCAGCAGGCTAGCTATCAGGGCGGCCTCGGCAGACAGCCGGGCAATCGCACATATCGAACGTCATCGCGCAGGCAAGGCGGTTGGGACGGTTGGGTGCAAGGCTACGGGATCGGTGGCAACGTTGATGGACATCTTGGCATCGCCGGCTTCGACTACGGCGCGGGCGGTACCCAGTTGGGGCTGTTCCGTCATATCGACGCTCACACCTTGTTTGGTTTCTACGGCGCGTACGGCTACCAAAACGTCAACACCGACAATGGTTCCGAAGTCAACGTCAACAGCGGAATGTTTGGCCTGTTTCTGCATCGCACGGATTGCGACGGCAACTACTACACGTTGGCCGGCAATGCAGCCTACGACGATTACGACACATTCCGCACCGGCGGCATCACCAGTAGCTTTGACGGCGTGCAAACGGGGACGTACCTAGAACGCGGCTGGAATCGCAACTTGGGCGGGCTGACCTTCCAGCCGAATGTTGCCTTGCAGTACATCTGGGTTCACCAAGACGACCATGCGGAAATTGGTGGTGCGTCGATCGATGATGTCGACGCTCATTCGCTTCGTGGCATGATGGGTGCGAACTTTTATAGCAACCGTCACTTCCATGGTCAGCTCGGTTGGTGTTGGACGCCGAATGCTCGCGCCTCGTGGATGCACGAGTTCCTCGATCCCGCGACGGGCGTGACGGGGACTCAGAGCGGGGCCAGTATCGCAACCAACGGTTTAGACATGGGCCGCGACTGGGCATTATTGGGCTTTGGGCTGCAGGGCAACCGCAACGCCGCAGTAACGTTGTACGCCAACTATGACCTGCAATTTAACGACCGCCAACAGTTCCACACCGGCAGCGGTGGCCTGGTCTGGAATCGCTAA
- a CDS encoding peptidyl-alpha-hydroxyglycine alpha-amidating lyase family protein gives MKCLRAIVLLTLLSSLSPLARAEENADELDPGKSPDYPRVNMAPWYEVDANWPKKPEAFQWEAVPGVAVDAEDHVYVFTRSTPPIQVYTPAGEVVRSWGEDSIATAHHLKIDDDGNVWVADIGLHVIRKFSPEGKVLQTIGTPGVPGNDETHFDKPTDLAIAANGDIFIADGYGNNRIVHCDKDGNFVKAWGSLGTGPLQFSLPHAIAIDSAGQLYIADRNNARVMIYTQDGELVDSWDNIIIPWGFWVTPEDHIWVCGASPMPWRQDPDYPDAPLSCPPKDQVLMKFNTKGKLLQLWTIPKGADDKEQPGEVNWLHALALDSKGNIYVGDIIGKRAQKFIRRD, from the coding sequence ATGAAATGTCTGCGTGCCATCGTGTTGCTCACCCTGCTAAGCAGTCTCTCTCCCTTGGCGCGAGCGGAAGAGAACGCGGACGAACTCGATCCGGGCAAGAGTCCCGATTATCCACGCGTGAACATGGCACCCTGGTATGAAGTCGATGCGAACTGGCCCAAAAAGCCGGAAGCGTTTCAGTGGGAAGCCGTACCCGGAGTTGCGGTCGACGCAGAGGATCATGTTTATGTGTTCACGCGTTCGACGCCACCGATCCAGGTCTACACCCCTGCTGGCGAAGTGGTCCGCTCATGGGGTGAGGACTCTATCGCAACGGCGCATCATCTGAAGATCGATGATGACGGAAACGTTTGGGTGGCTGACATCGGCTTGCACGTGATTCGCAAGTTCAGCCCCGAGGGCAAGGTGCTGCAAACCATCGGCACGCCCGGCGTCCCCGGCAATGACGAAACGCACTTCGACAAACCGACCGACCTGGCGATCGCTGCCAATGGAGACATCTTCATTGCCGACGGCTACGGCAACAATCGCATCGTCCATTGCGATAAGGACGGCAACTTCGTGAAGGCCTGGGGCAGCCTGGGGACCGGTCCGCTGCAGTTCTCACTTCCGCACGCCATCGCCATCGATTCGGCCGGCCAGCTTTATATCGCCGACCGCAACAACGCTCGGGTCATGATCTACACCCAAGACGGCGAGCTGGTCGACAGCTGGGACAACATCATCATTCCATGGGGTTTTTGGGTCACGCCGGAAGATCACATCTGGGTTTGTGGTGCGTCCCCGATGCCCTGGCGACAAGACCCCGACTATCCCGACGCGCCGCTGAGTTGTCCGCCCAAGGACCAGGTACTGATGAAGTTCAATACGAAGGGAAAGTTGCTGCAGTTGTGGACGATCCCGAAAGGAGCTGACGATAAAGAGCAGCCAGGGGAAGTGAACTGGCTGCACGCTCTCGCCCTCGATTCAAAAGGCAACATCTACGTGGGTGACATTATCGGCAAACGTGCTCAGAAGTTTATCCGCCGTGACTAG
- a CDS encoding serine/threonine protein kinase produces MTVASEKSIFFQALDIESSSERAAYVQQACAGNENLLTAVCALLRENERDVNPVDRPLAAFLPTLSPVGDEEATDSRFTPGTMVGPYKLMERIGEGGFGWVFVAEQQSPVRRRVALKIIKPGMESREVVARFEAERQAIALMDHPNIARVFDANVTETAQPYFVMELVRGVPLTEFCDSHQLDMPERLELFVTICHAVQHAHQKGIIHRDLKPSNILVTLQDGLPLAKVIDFGVAKAIGQSLTVRTIYTRFTSMVGTPAYMSPEQAAMSTGDVDTRSDIYSLGVLLYEVLTGSPPFAPDRLQSAGFDELRKIIREEVPPRPSTRLSTLNNELAGTVAVNRRLAPETLASAMKRDLDWIVMKALDKDRNRRYSTAGAMAEDVSRFLMDQPIAARPPSTWYRFTKFARRNKVVISTVSLVAIALVLGAAVSVWQAREAIRERDEKEVALGEARAAEQAANEARTELEKFNDRLNATTVLLASGRANADAQRWPAAYEAYTEATNVLPKYFLVWLERGGLNAKLGRWDAAATDFAKAVEIGFPIEQAELSGVPQLLFYAGESAAYKTLSEELKTSDKNDPMAVAARGQLAGELSPADAARLADRVEQMLSAIGDADNPEATHEPKTKHRSYAKMFYGVNLYVAGWAHLKAGNNERALQRLKESNGANWFGRGIAHPLIAIAHHRLGNAEDAVRSFEQSQGLLDRILDESVAQSKGSPSIPWIDWVEFLINHREASIVVKGHTPAIDPRIRQMQSFAEATVAD; encoded by the coding sequence ATGACTGTAGCATCAGAAAAATCGATTTTTTTCCAAGCACTCGATATTGAATCGTCCAGCGAGCGGGCGGCGTATGTCCAGCAAGCGTGTGCGGGAAACGAGAACCTGCTGACTGCAGTTTGCGCGTTGCTTCGCGAAAACGAACGGGACGTGAACCCTGTCGACCGGCCATTGGCGGCATTCCTTCCGACGCTGAGCCCCGTAGGCGACGAGGAGGCCACAGACTCACGATTCACTCCTGGCACGATGGTCGGTCCGTATAAGCTGATGGAACGAATTGGTGAAGGCGGCTTTGGGTGGGTATTTGTTGCCGAGCAACAGTCACCTGTGCGACGACGTGTTGCCTTGAAGATCATCAAACCGGGAATGGAATCCCGCGAAGTCGTGGCTCGCTTTGAGGCGGAGCGACAGGCGATCGCCTTGATGGATCATCCCAACATCGCTCGCGTTTTCGACGCAAATGTGACGGAAACCGCTCAACCGTATTTTGTGATGGAACTGGTCCGAGGTGTTCCGCTAACGGAGTTTTGCGACAGCCATCAGCTTGATATGCCGGAGCGACTTGAACTGTTCGTGACCATCTGTCATGCCGTGCAGCATGCGCATCAGAAGGGAATCATTCACCGAGACCTGAAGCCATCCAATATCCTCGTGACGTTACAGGATGGGCTTCCGTTGGCGAAGGTCATCGATTTTGGTGTGGCGAAAGCAATCGGCCAGAGTTTGACGGTCAGGACGATTTACACTCGGTTCACTTCGATGGTTGGTACGCCGGCTTACATGAGTCCCGAGCAAGCGGCGATGAGTACCGGCGATGTTGATACGCGAAGTGATATCTATTCACTTGGAGTATTGCTTTACGAGGTGTTAACTGGGTCGCCGCCGTTTGCCCCCGACCGCCTGCAGAGTGCGGGCTTTGACGAACTGCGGAAAATTATTCGCGAAGAGGTACCTCCTCGCCCGAGTACTCGCCTGAGTACGCTGAACAATGAATTGGCAGGCACGGTTGCCGTCAATCGCCGCTTGGCTCCGGAAACGCTTGCGTCCGCGATGAAACGCGATCTTGATTGGATTGTGATGAAGGCTTTGGACAAGGATCGAAACCGCCGTTATTCCACTGCCGGCGCGATGGCTGAGGACGTGTCGCGATTCCTCATGGACCAGCCCATTGCGGCTCGTCCGCCATCGACATGGTATCGATTCACAAAGTTTGCACGGCGAAACAAGGTTGTCATCTCGACGGTATCGTTAGTCGCCATCGCGTTGGTCCTTGGAGCTGCTGTGAGTGTTTGGCAAGCTCGTGAGGCGATAAGAGAACGCGACGAGAAGGAAGTCGCTTTGGGAGAAGCACGTGCCGCCGAGCAGGCTGCGAACGAAGCGCGTACTGAACTGGAAAAGTTCAATGATCGGCTCAATGCGACCACGGTCCTGCTGGCATCGGGCAGGGCGAATGCCGACGCCCAGCGATGGCCTGCCGCGTACGAAGCGTACACAGAGGCAACAAATGTGCTGCCGAAATACTTCCTCGTCTGGCTGGAGCGAGGTGGGTTGAACGCGAAGCTGGGTCGCTGGGATGCCGCTGCGACCGATTTTGCCAAAGCGGTCGAAATCGGATTTCCCATCGAACAGGCCGAACTGTCTGGCGTTCCACAGCTCTTGTTCTATGCCGGAGAATCGGCTGCCTATAAGACACTCAGCGAAGAACTCAAGACATCTGATAAGAACGATCCGATGGCCGTCGCGGCAAGGGGGCAACTGGCAGGCGAGCTTTCGCCAGCAGACGCAGCCAGGTTGGCCGATCGCGTCGAACAGATGCTCTCCGCGATCGGTGATGCCGACAACCCAGAGGCAACCCACGAACCCAAAACGAAACACCGCAGCTACGCCAAGATGTTCTACGGCGTAAACCTGTACGTTGCGGGTTGGGCACATTTGAAGGCCGGAAACAATGAGCGTGCACTTCAGCGGTTGAAAGAGTCGAATGGTGCGAATTGGTTCGGTCGCGGGATCGCTCATCCGCTGATTGCGATTGCCCACCATCGATTGGGAAACGCGGAAGACGCCGTGCGTTCTTTTGAGCAATCGCAGGGGTTGCTTGACCGAATACTTGATGAAAGCGTCGCCCAGTCCAAGGGCTCTCCGTCAATCCCCTGGATCGACTGGGTCGAGTTTCTGATCAACCACCGCGAGGCGAGCATCGTCGTGAAGGGACATACGCCTGCGATCGACCCGCGAATTCGGCAAATGCAGAGTTTCGCCGAAGCAACGGTCGCAGATTGA
- a CDS encoding ECF-type sigma factor: MSEVTQILNQIQQGDVAAAADLLPLVYAELRRLAGHKMKSEAAGQTLQPTALVHEAYVRLVGAEDVPQWDSRSHFFAAAAEAMRRILIENARRRQSLKGGGGRERFEVTENDAILDSGDVDELLDLDAALTKLAECEPEMAKLVELRYFAGLSVDESAKALGVSPRTIKRNWVFARAWLGRELNSEQEL, encoded by the coding sequence GTGTCCGAGGTTACGCAGATTCTGAATCAGATTCAGCAGGGAGACGTTGCCGCGGCGGCGGATCTATTGCCGCTGGTTTATGCGGAGTTGCGCCGGCTGGCGGGTCACAAGATGAAGAGTGAAGCGGCGGGGCAGACATTGCAGCCCACCGCACTTGTGCATGAAGCCTACGTTCGTCTCGTGGGTGCTGAGGATGTGCCGCAATGGGACAGTCGTAGCCATTTTTTTGCCGCGGCGGCTGAAGCGATGCGGCGGATCTTAATTGAAAACGCTAGGCGTCGTCAGAGTCTCAAGGGTGGCGGGGGCCGCGAGCGATTTGAAGTGACCGAAAACGATGCCATCCTCGATTCCGGCGATGTCGACGAGCTGCTTGATTTGGATGCCGCTTTGACGAAGCTCGCTGAATGCGAACCGGAAATGGCCAAGCTGGTCGAGCTGCGATACTTCGCCGGATTGTCGGTCGATGAGTCCGCGAAGGCACTCGGGGTATCTCCGCGAACGATCAAACGAAACTGGGTATTTGCGCGAGCATGGCTGGGCCGCGAACTCAATTCCGAGCAGGAATTGTGA
- a CDS encoding outer membrane protein assembly factor BamB family protein gives MSKRSICCLFLLIFSTSLVAEDWPQWQGPDRNAISQETGLLQQWPEAGPPLAWRVDGLGGGDSAPAVADGKLFGMSNRDGKEIVWARSETDGKEIWASSLGDAIDQQVPQSKEGPGCTPSVDGDRLYAIGMSGRVACLNTIDGKIVWQKSLIDDFGGVAPMWNFRESPLVDGDKVVCTPGAADAMLVALNKLTGETIWKTNMPGESTEENSGRAGRQENTPRNEPPPRESNDRSAPTITGTKNPELFVSEHWGMTGFSQRVPNGKYLTKLYFAETYNGITEEGQRVFSFNVEGKEFKDFDIWKKAGGPRKAYVESVAVEVTDGELSIAFTAQVQSTAIKAIEIIPQGDDAKAADTIRVKAGESNSFKDSLGNVWLADQGFTGGSTSPGFFSFGGGRSGGSSGRGGFGGRGGARSGAAYASVIAIDFEGQRQYVQLTATSLIGVSASDGKVLWQYNAPANTMGINCSTPIYQDGLLFAASAYGAGGGAVKLVTGEGGKITAEEVYFTSRMQNHHGGMIVVDGCLYGANGGNGGGIMTCLDFQTGDTLWRERSGPKGSLLLADGRLYLRGEDDGEMLLIEPSRDGLLERGRFNQPDRSRAKAWAHPIVANGKLYIRDQGLLLCYNVSAK, from the coding sequence ATGTCAAAACGCTCCATTTGCTGTTTGTTTCTTCTGATTTTCAGTACATCGCTGGTTGCTGAAGACTGGCCGCAGTGGCAGGGTCCGGACCGAAACGCAATCTCGCAAGAAACAGGATTGCTGCAACAATGGCCCGAAGCCGGTCCGCCGCTGGCCTGGCGAGTTGACGGACTCGGTGGCGGAGATAGTGCACCGGCCGTTGCGGACGGCAAACTGTTCGGAATGAGCAATCGGGATGGTAAAGAAATCGTCTGGGCACGCTCGGAGACAGACGGCAAGGAAATTTGGGCGTCGTCTCTAGGGGACGCCATTGACCAACAAGTGCCGCAGTCGAAAGAAGGCCCGGGGTGTACTCCGTCCGTCGACGGCGATCGCCTTTACGCAATCGGGATGAGCGGACGAGTGGCCTGCCTGAACACGATTGACGGGAAAATCGTTTGGCAGAAAAGCCTGATCGATGACTTCGGGGGCGTTGCCCCGATGTGGAATTTCCGCGAATCACCGCTGGTTGATGGCGACAAAGTCGTCTGCACACCGGGCGCTGCCGACGCGATGCTCGTCGCATTAAACAAATTAACGGGTGAGACGATTTGGAAAACCAACATGCCGGGGGAGTCCACCGAGGAAAATAGCGGTCGAGCCGGTCGCCAGGAAAATACGCCTCGCAACGAACCCCCGCCACGCGAATCGAATGATCGCTCCGCGCCAACCATCACTGGCACGAAAAATCCGGAGTTGTTCGTCAGCGAACACTGGGGGATGACGGGTTTCTCTCAGAGGGTTCCCAACGGAAAGTATCTAACCAAGCTGTACTTTGCCGAAACGTACAATGGAATCACTGAGGAAGGGCAGCGAGTCTTCAGCTTCAACGTGGAAGGTAAGGAGTTCAAAGACTTTGACATCTGGAAAAAGGCCGGCGGTCCACGAAAGGCATACGTTGAATCCGTCGCGGTGGAGGTAACCGATGGGGAGTTGAGCATTGCCTTTACCGCGCAGGTACAAAGCACAGCCATCAAAGCGATCGAAATCATTCCACAAGGCGATGACGCAAAAGCTGCCGACACAATCCGCGTCAAAGCCGGCGAATCAAACTCGTTCAAAGATTCCCTGGGGAATGTTTGGCTGGCTGATCAAGGTTTCACTGGAGGTTCGACAAGCCCAGGATTCTTCAGTTTCGGCGGTGGCCGCTCCGGTGGATCAAGTGGACGTGGTGGATTCGGCGGACGTGGTGGTGCTCGATCGGGCGCGGCATACGCTTCGGTGATCGCCATCGACTTTGAGGGCCAGCGACAATACGTCCAGCTCACAGCCACTTCGCTTATTGGTGTTTCGGCCAGCGATGGCAAAGTGCTTTGGCAATACAACGCACCTGCAAACACGATGGGGATCAACTGCTCGACACCGATATATCAAGACGGATTGTTGTTCGCAGCTTCGGCCTACGGTGCCGGTGGAGGTGCGGTGAAATTGGTGACAGGCGAGGGTGGTAAAATCACGGCTGAAGAAGTCTACTTCACCTCCAGAATGCAAAACCACCATGGCGGAATGATCGTGGTGGATGGCTGTCTGTACGGCGCCAACGGAGGAAACGGCGGAGGGATTATGACCTGTCTGGATTTTCAAACCGGGGACACGCTGTGGCGAGAACGAAGCGGTCCGAAAGGATCATTATTGCTGGCCGACGGACGACTTTACCTCCGCGGCGAAGACGACGGCGAGATGCTGCTGATCGAGCCATCGCGAGACGGACTGCTTGAACGTGGCCGCTTCAATCAACCCGATCGCAGCCGTGCCAAAGCATGGGCGCATCCAATCGTCGCAAATGGAAAGCTCTACATACGCGATCAAGGATTGCTGCTCTGCTACAACGTAAGTGCGAAATAA